From Cellulosimicrobium sp. ES-005, one genomic window encodes:
- a CDS encoding copper homeostasis protein CutC, with translation MTTTDPEGPAVRASRDVVLELAVQDPEGVRVAASVGARRVELCVGLGATGGLTPSAGLVEAAVVAAADAAGRAPVEVHVLVRPRPGGFVLSAADLDVQVRDVRAAVAAGAAGVVVGALTPDGVVDVAAVRALVEAADGREVTFHRAVDVVADPLAALDALAGVGVRRVLTSGGASRSIDGVDRLRAMSVHARGPQGGRVEVMAGGGVRPQDVGALVAAGVDAVHLSAKRVVADDAGPGGGGDAGYEVTDPEVAAAARAALDATR, from the coding sequence GTGACGACCACCGACCCCGAGGGCCCCGCCGTGCGCGCGAGCCGTGACGTCGTGCTCGAGCTCGCGGTGCAGGATCCCGAGGGCGTGCGGGTGGCCGCGTCCGTGGGCGCTCGGCGGGTCGAGCTGTGCGTCGGACTGGGCGCGACCGGCGGGCTCACGCCGAGCGCCGGTCTCGTCGAGGCGGCCGTCGTGGCGGCCGCCGACGCCGCAGGACGTGCACCCGTGGAGGTGCACGTCCTCGTGCGTCCGCGCCCGGGAGGGTTCGTCCTCTCGGCAGCCGACCTCGACGTGCAGGTCCGCGACGTCCGGGCCGCGGTCGCGGCGGGTGCGGCGGGCGTCGTGGTGGGCGCCCTGACCCCGGACGGCGTCGTGGACGTCGCCGCCGTGCGCGCCCTCGTCGAGGCCGCCGACGGCCGCGAGGTGACGTTCCACCGGGCGGTCGACGTCGTGGCCGACCCGCTCGCAGCGCTCGACGCGCTCGCGGGCGTCGGCGTGCGGCGCGTGCTCACGTCGGGCGGCGCCTCTCGCAGCATCGACGGCGTCGACCGCCTGCGCGCCATGTCGGTGCACGCCCGCGGACCCCAGGGCGGCCGCGTCGAGGTCATGGCGGGTGGGGGCGTGCGGCCTCAGGACGTCGGCGCGCTCGTGGCCGCCGGCGTGGACGCCGTGCACCTCTCCGCGAAGCGGGTCGTCGCGGACGACGCCGGGCCCGGGGGCGGCGGGGACGCCGGCTACGAGGTCACGGACCCGGAGGTCGCCGCGGCCGCGCGCGCGGCGCTCGACGCCACGCGCTGA
- a CDS encoding flavin reductase family protein gives MTAELTHLEALLAEQDEPQLSPDEYKAVFRGHPAGVAVIALEHDGRLVGFTATSVISVSAAPPLLAFSLASTSSSWPAVSAARTLAVSFLADHQDDVSARFATSGIDRFADGGWSRLGTGEPVIDGALSWVRGRVVQRTPVGDSYLVSLRALASSVGTGAGPRRDEVAGTPSPLVYHDRTYHRIGDHSAL, from the coding sequence ATGACCGCCGAGCTCACCCACCTGGAGGCCCTCCTGGCGGAGCAGGACGAGCCGCAGCTCTCCCCCGACGAGTACAAGGCCGTGTTCCGCGGCCACCCCGCGGGCGTCGCCGTGATCGCGCTCGAGCACGACGGCCGCCTCGTCGGGTTCACCGCGACGTCGGTCATCTCCGTCTCGGCCGCACCGCCGCTGCTCGCGTTCTCGCTCGCGTCGACGTCGTCGTCGTGGCCCGCCGTGTCGGCGGCACGGACGCTCGCGGTGAGCTTCCTCGCCGACCACCAGGACGACGTCTCGGCGCGCTTCGCCACGAGCGGCATCGACCGGTTCGCCGACGGCGGCTGGTCGCGCCTCGGCACCGGGGAACCCGTCATCGACGGGGCCCTCTCGTGGGTCCGGGGCCGCGTGGTACAGCGCACGCCGGTGGGCGACTCCTACCTCGTCTCGCTGCGAGCGCTCGCGTCGAGCGTCGGCACGGGTGCGGGCCCCCGGCGCGACGAGGTGGCCGGCACCCCGTCGCCGCTCGTCTACCACGACCGCACGTACCACCGGATCGGGGACCACTCGGCGCTCTGA
- a CDS encoding ABC transporter permease, translating into MSDNTRDTEIVTPAADAAPVATVVADGLAPATTTEGIVPDVRDVPAALDQDAPAAPARRGLRAMLPRRSGKLTAGIVLVAGILLFTFVAPFFTQDPRSTANARFLPPSAEHLLGTNHIGNDIFAQVAYGGQGSLMVGLVAGAIALVLSIVFGIVAGYRGRFTDEALSLVTNIMLVIPGLPLIIVISAYLQTRSLLIVAVILGLTAWPGAAIVLRMQAKSLRARDYVSAARVAGEKTPRIILVEIFPNLLPLLTAQFLGAVLLAILAEAGLSFLGLGPSGSITWGTILNQASANNALSLGMWWWFVPPGLLIALFGCGLALINFSLDEIINPRLRLGPAAVKSVRKARKAGLAVDADPAGTGPDTAGGTDSDPDGTDTDTDDAKETVGA; encoded by the coding sequence ATGTCTGACAACACCCGCGACACGGAGATCGTGACCCCCGCCGCCGACGCGGCACCCGTGGCCACGGTCGTCGCCGACGGCCTCGCGCCGGCGACGACGACCGAGGGGATCGTCCCGGACGTGCGGGACGTCCCCGCGGCGCTCGACCAGGACGCCCCTGCCGCGCCCGCCCGCCGTGGCCTGCGCGCGATGCTCCCGCGCCGGTCCGGCAAGCTCACCGCGGGGATCGTCCTCGTGGCCGGCATCCTGCTGTTCACGTTCGTCGCGCCGTTCTTCACGCAGGACCCGCGCTCGACGGCGAACGCGCGGTTCCTGCCGCCGAGCGCCGAGCACCTGCTCGGCACCAACCACATCGGCAACGACATCTTCGCCCAGGTGGCGTACGGCGGGCAGGGCTCGCTCATGGTCGGCCTCGTCGCCGGCGCGATCGCGCTCGTGCTGTCGATCGTGTTCGGCATCGTCGCGGGGTACCGCGGGCGGTTCACCGACGAGGCCCTCTCGCTCGTCACGAACATCATGCTCGTCATCCCGGGCCTGCCGCTGATCATCGTCATCTCGGCGTACCTGCAGACGCGCTCGCTCCTCATCGTCGCGGTGATCCTCGGGCTGACGGCGTGGCCGGGTGCGGCGATCGTGCTCCGGATGCAGGCGAAGTCGCTGCGTGCCCGCGACTACGTGTCCGCGGCACGCGTCGCGGGGGAGAAGACGCCGCGGATCATCCTCGTGGAGATCTTCCCCAACCTCCTGCCGCTCCTCACGGCCCAGTTCCTCGGCGCGGTGCTGCTCGCGATCCTCGCGGAGGCGGGGCTCTCGTTCCTCGGGCTGGGACCCTCCGGCTCGATCACGTGGGGCACGATCCTCAACCAGGCGAGCGCCAACAACGCGCTGAGCCTCGGCATGTGGTGGTGGTTCGTCCCGCCCGGCCTGCTCATCGCCCTCTTCGGCTGCGGGCTCGCGCTCATCAACTTCAGCCTGGACGAGATCATCAACCCCCGCCTGCGCCTGGGGCCGGCGGCCGTGAAGAGCGTGCGCAAGGCCCGCAAGGCCGGCCTCGCCGTGGACGCGGACCCCGCCGGCACCGGACCGGACACCGCCGGCGGCACCGACAGCGACCCTGACGGCACGGACACCGACACCGACGACGCGAAGGAGACGGTGGGCGCATGA
- a CDS encoding DNA starvation/stationary phase protection protein — protein sequence MSAPTIHRATARFEASEALRSHLQRVLVALVDLHVQGKQAHWNVTGRGFRDLHLQLDDVVDVAREHSDTVAERMRALQVVPDGRTETVATTTDLSPYPAGLVSVGDTVDAIVERIAQTVEVVREVHDAVDAEDPTTADILHEIIADLEKQAWFLSSENREA from the coding sequence ATGTCCGCACCCACCATCCACCGCGCCACCGCCCGCTTCGAGGCGTCGGAGGCGCTCCGCTCGCACCTCCAGCGCGTGCTCGTCGCGCTCGTCGACCTGCACGTCCAGGGCAAGCAGGCTCACTGGAACGTCACGGGCCGCGGGTTCCGCGACCTGCACCTCCAGCTCGACGACGTCGTGGACGTCGCGCGCGAGCACAGCGACACCGTCGCCGAGCGCATGCGCGCGCTCCAGGTCGTGCCCGACGGCCGCACCGAGACCGTCGCGACCACGACGGACCTCTCCCCGTACCCGGCCGGCCTCGTGTCCGTCGGCGACACGGTCGACGCGATCGTCGAGCGCATCGCCCAGACCGTCGAGGTCGTGCGCGAGGTGCACGACGCCGTCGACGCCGAGGACCCGACGACCGCCGACATCCTGCACGAGATCATCGCCGACCTGGAGAAGCAGGCCTGGTTCCTCTCGTCGGAGAACCGCGAGGCCTGA
- a CDS encoding LLM class flavin-dependent oxidoreductase, with protein MSADAAAEPATPASPPDEAAARRPLAVHWFLPTSGDARGIVDGAHAKDTPGRATGFRAPSLDYLEQVAVAADRLGYEGVLTPTGTWCEDAWLVTSALIRSTERLKFLVAFRPGLVSPTLAAQMAATFQRLSGGRLLLNVVTGGDENEMRRFGDWLEHDERYDRTREFLEVVRGVWEEAPLSYEGTHYRIADARTSAPPDPRPEIFFGGSSEAALPVAAAQADVYLTWGEPPAQAREKIERVRELAVAQGRTIRFGVRLHVITRDRSADAWDVAQRFLDDLTPEQIVGAQRLLGSSGSVGQQRMVALHGGGDLAATRRARDLEIHPGLWAGVGLVRGGAGTALVGSHEEVADLVEEYRAAGFDELVLSGYPHLEEAYWFAEGVRPLLDARGLTAPATRTGGTASRTHAVPF; from the coding sequence ATGAGCGCCGACGCAGCGGCCGAGCCCGCGACACCCGCGTCCCCGCCCGACGAGGCGGCCGCCCGCCGCCCGCTCGCCGTGCACTGGTTCCTGCCGACGTCGGGCGACGCACGCGGGATCGTCGACGGCGCGCACGCGAAGGACACGCCCGGCCGGGCGACCGGGTTCCGCGCGCCGTCGCTCGACTACCTGGAGCAGGTCGCGGTCGCTGCCGACCGCCTCGGCTACGAGGGCGTGCTCACACCGACGGGGACGTGGTGCGAGGACGCGTGGCTCGTCACGTCCGCGCTGATCCGCAGCACGGAGCGGCTGAAGTTCCTCGTCGCGTTCCGCCCGGGCCTCGTCTCGCCGACGCTCGCGGCGCAGATGGCCGCGACCTTCCAGCGCCTGTCCGGTGGACGGCTGCTCCTCAACGTCGTCACGGGCGGCGACGAGAACGAGATGCGCAGGTTCGGCGACTGGCTCGAGCACGACGAGCGGTACGACCGCACGCGCGAGTTCCTCGAGGTCGTGCGCGGCGTGTGGGAGGAGGCGCCGCTCTCGTACGAGGGCACGCACTACCGGATCGCCGACGCCCGGACGTCCGCGCCGCCGGACCCGCGCCCCGAGATCTTCTTCGGCGGATCGTCGGAGGCCGCGCTGCCCGTCGCGGCGGCCCAGGCCGACGTCTACCTCACGTGGGGCGAGCCGCCCGCGCAGGCGCGCGAGAAGATCGAGCGCGTGCGCGAGCTCGCCGTCGCGCAGGGACGCACGATCCGCTTCGGGGTGCGCCTGCACGTCATCACGCGCGACCGGTCGGCCGACGCGTGGGACGTCGCGCAGCGGTTCCTCGACGACCTCACGCCCGAGCAGATCGTGGGCGCCCAGCGGCTCCTGGGCTCGTCCGGGTCGGTCGGGCAGCAGCGCATGGTCGCGCTCCACGGCGGCGGTGACCTCGCGGCCACCCGGCGCGCGCGGGACCTGGAGATACACCCCGGGCTGTGGGCAGGCGTGGGGCTCGTGCGCGGCGGCGCCGGGACGGCGCTCGTCGGCAGCCACGAGGAGGTCGCCGACCTGGTCGAGGAGTACCGCGCGGCCGGGTTCGACGAGCTCGTCCTCTCGGGCTACCCGCACCTCGAGGAGGCGTACTGGTTCGCGGAGGGCGTCCGCCCGCTGCTCGACGCGCGGGGTCTCACCGCTCCCGCCACGCGCACCGGCGGCACCGCGTCACGCACCCATGCCGTGCCGTTCTGA
- a CDS encoding NAD(P)H-dependent oxidoreductase — protein sequence MTHRSPSSTVLAVSGNPRPGSRTLDAAETVAHRVASLLGTTDVATIDLAAFAAEILGPERPAADAARDRLATATVAVVATPVYKASYTGLLKAFLDLYGPDGLAGVVVVPLVVSGNPAHALVGEVHLRPVLVELGAVVPTRSLTVTEPQLADLGPVVDAWLAREGDALRRAATPLPTDGPAPADHAVADAFAGVAR from the coding sequence ATGACCCACCGCTCCCCCTCCTCGACGGTCCTCGCCGTCTCCGGCAACCCGCGCCCCGGCTCACGGACGCTGGACGCGGCCGAGACCGTGGCGCACCGTGTCGCGAGCCTCCTCGGCACGACCGACGTCGCGACGATCGACCTCGCGGCCTTCGCCGCCGAGATCCTCGGTCCCGAGCGCCCCGCGGCGGACGCCGCGCGCGACCGGCTGGCCACGGCGACCGTCGCCGTCGTGGCGACGCCGGTCTACAAGGCGTCGTACACCGGGCTCCTCAAGGCGTTCCTCGACCTCTACGGCCCGGACGGGCTCGCGGGCGTCGTCGTCGTGCCGCTCGTCGTGTCGGGCAACCCCGCCCACGCGCTCGTCGGCGAGGTGCACCTGCGGCCCGTGCTCGTCGAGCTCGGCGCCGTCGTCCCGACCCGCTCCCTCACGGTCACCGAGCCACAGCTCGCGGACCTGGGCCCGGTCGTGGACGCGTGGCTCGCCCGCGAGGGCGACGCCCTCCGTCGCGCCGCGACGCCCCTCCCCACGGACGGCCCGGCGCCCGCAGACCACGCCGTCGCCGACGCGTTCGCGGGGGTGGCCCGATGA
- the gdhA gene encoding NADP-specific glutamate dehydrogenase — protein sequence MDSRLQSVYDEVLRRNPGEAEFHQAVREVFDSLGPVLRKHPRYVEAAVLERVCEPERQIIFRVPWVDDTGRVQINRGFRVEFNSALGPYKGGLRFHPSVYLGIVKFLGFEQIFKNSLTGMPIGGGKGGSDFDPRGRSDGEVMRFCQSFMTELYRHIGENTDVPAGDIGVGGREIGYLFGQYKRITNRYESGVLTGKGISWGGSLVRTEATGYGTVLFAQSMLETRGQDLDGRRVVVSGSGNVAIYATAKAQQLGANVVAFSDSSGYVVDEAGVDLDLLRQIKEVERGRVADYAARRPGARVVTDGSIWDVPCDVALPCATQNELDEGAAKQLVANGVVAVAEGANMPTTPSAVALLQEAGVLFAPGKAANAGGVATSALEMQQNASRDAWSFEYTEERLAQIMAGIHDRCVETADEYGAPGNYVLGANIAGFTKVADAILALGVI from the coding sequence ATGGACAGCCGACTGCAGTCCGTCTACGACGAGGTCCTGCGTCGCAACCCCGGCGAGGCCGAGTTCCACCAGGCCGTGCGCGAGGTCTTCGACTCGCTCGGCCCCGTGCTGCGCAAGCACCCGCGCTACGTCGAGGCGGCCGTCCTCGAGCGCGTGTGCGAGCCCGAGCGCCAGATCATCTTCCGGGTCCCGTGGGTGGACGACACGGGCCGCGTGCAGATCAACCGCGGCTTCCGCGTCGAGTTCAACTCCGCGCTCGGCCCGTACAAGGGCGGCCTGCGGTTCCACCCGTCGGTCTACCTCGGGATCGTGAAGTTCCTCGGCTTCGAGCAGATCTTCAAGAACTCGCTCACGGGCATGCCGATCGGCGGCGGCAAGGGCGGGTCGGACTTCGACCCCCGCGGCCGCTCCGACGGCGAGGTCATGCGGTTCTGCCAGTCGTTCATGACCGAGCTCTACCGGCACATCGGCGAGAACACCGACGTCCCGGCCGGCGACATCGGCGTGGGCGGTCGTGAGATCGGGTACCTGTTCGGGCAGTACAAGCGCATCACCAACCGCTACGAGTCCGGCGTCCTCACGGGCAAGGGCATCTCCTGGGGCGGTTCGCTCGTGCGCACCGAGGCGACGGGCTACGGCACCGTGCTCTTCGCGCAGAGCATGCTGGAGACGCGCGGGCAGGACCTCGACGGCCGGCGCGTCGTGGTCTCGGGCTCGGGCAACGTCGCGATCTACGCGACCGCCAAGGCGCAGCAGCTCGGCGCGAACGTCGTCGCCTTCTCCGACTCCTCCGGCTACGTCGTCGACGAGGCGGGTGTCGACCTCGACCTGCTGCGCCAGATCAAGGAGGTCGAGCGCGGCCGCGTCGCCGACTACGCGGCTCGTCGACCCGGGGCGCGCGTCGTCACCGACGGCTCCATCTGGGACGTGCCGTGCGACGTCGCGCTGCCGTGCGCGACGCAGAACGAGCTCGACGAGGGTGCGGCCAAGCAGCTCGTCGCGAACGGCGTCGTCGCGGTCGCCGAGGGCGCCAACATGCCGACGACGCCCTCCGCCGTCGCGCTCCTCCAGGAGGCGGGCGTGCTGTTCGCGCCCGGCAAGGCCGCGAACGCGGGCGGTGTCGCGACCTCGGCGCTCGAGATGCAGCAGAACGCGTCGCGCGACGCGTGGTCGTTCGAGTACACGGAGGAGCGGCTCGCGCAGATCATGGCGGGCATCCACGACCGGTGCGTCGAGACGGCCGACGAGTACGGCGCGCCCGGCAACTACGTGCTCGGCGCCAACATCGCGGGCTTCACCAAGGTCGCCGACGCGATCCTCGCGCTCGGCGTCATCTGA
- a CDS encoding aldo/keto reductase has translation MTDDRHPAAPAPARPTARTLGTGDAALTVSALGFGGMSVTDAYGPADAVEAEAVLRRALELGVTLVDTADVYGHGRNEELIGRVLGAHRDEIVLASKFGLPPPGGHPDGRRVDGRPEYVRSAVDASLRRLGTDRLDLYYLHRIDPQVPIEETVGALAELVEAGKVRTIGLSEPSAATVRRAHAVHPITAVQSEYSLWTRDPEDEVLPVLRELGIGFVPFSPLGRGILTGTVDATDGFAEDDVRRSHARYAGEAFEHNRGLVRSLEQLAAERGVTTAQLALAWLLAQGDDIVPIPGTKRLAYLEQNVAAASVELTPDDVAAIGAAIPRGAVQGVRHPQPDLLAG, from the coding sequence ATGACCGACGACCGTCACCCCGCCGCTCCCGCCCCCGCACGCCCGACCGCACGCACGCTCGGTACGGGCGACGCCGCGCTCACCGTCTCCGCCCTCGGGTTCGGCGGCATGTCCGTCACGGACGCGTACGGACCCGCGGACGCCGTCGAGGCGGAGGCCGTGCTGCGCCGGGCGCTCGAGCTCGGCGTCACGCTCGTCGACACCGCCGACGTCTACGGCCACGGGCGCAACGAGGAGCTCATCGGTCGCGTGCTGGGCGCCCACCGGGACGAGATCGTCCTCGCGTCGAAGTTCGGACTGCCGCCGCCCGGTGGCCACCCCGACGGCCGCCGGGTCGACGGGCGCCCCGAGTACGTGCGCTCGGCGGTCGACGCGAGCCTGCGCCGCCTCGGTACCGACCGGCTCGACCTGTACTACCTGCACCGCATCGACCCGCAGGTCCCGATCGAGGAGACCGTCGGGGCGCTCGCGGAGCTCGTCGAGGCGGGCAAGGTCCGGACGATCGGGCTCTCGGAGCCCTCGGCGGCCACCGTGCGCCGCGCGCACGCGGTGCACCCGATCACCGCCGTGCAGAGCGAGTACTCCCTGTGGACGCGCGACCCGGAGGACGAGGTGCTGCCCGTGCTGCGCGAGCTCGGCATCGGGTTCGTGCCCTTCTCGCCCTTGGGCCGCGGCATCCTCACGGGCACCGTGGACGCGACCGACGGCTTTGCCGAGGACGACGTGCGCCGCTCCCACGCCCGCTACGCCGGCGAGGCGTTCGAGCACAACCGCGGCCTGGTCCGCTCGCTCGAACAGCTCGCCGCCGAGCGTGGCGTCACGACGGCGCAGCTCGCGCTCGCGTGGCTCCTCGCCCAAGGTGACGACATCGTCCCGATCCCCGGCACCAAGCGCCTCGCGTACCTCGAGCAGAACGTCGCGGCCGCATCGGTCGAGCTCACCCCGGACGACGTCGCGGCGATCGGAGCGGCCATCCCGCGCGGGGCCGTGCAGGGCGTCCGCCACCCGCAGCCCGACCTGCTCGCGGGATGA
- a CDS encoding ABC transporter substrate-binding protein — MIRSTARKRLLTAVALVTGVTLMATGCSGSGNGDGDETADGGRTLNVWAGTQTPIVANFNPYSPNPLHAANGAIYEPLFYYNKAQASDPEPRLGESFEWSEDGTELTVKLREGVKWTDGEDFDADDVVFSHTNEAAKRDFVVSVEAVDPYTVKWTFDSPQFTSEVQLLGTSLVVPEHIWSEVDDLVTFANENPVGTGPYKADAVTEAAYTVVANEDYWAGAPKVKKVRYLGIDQNQSAEDLMTTGKVDWTAMFVADPDRITADGRLSMINTPQDPTTIYTCVSVDLGCTGPQTDVAVRQAINLAMDRTEINEKAFAGLAATASPTFALLGRDDRWISPDVEAESPQTADAAAASKVLEDAGYTKGADGIYEKDGQKVEMTLITVDGWNDYNAVGDLLVEQAKAAGISIVHNKITQQEMSDARVAGTYQLMVGGITGPSLDDPFSIYRQWMTTDYTRPVGEVMESGLFNYVRYTNPTVDAAVEAAASTNDEAAKQEQYAIIQEEIVRDLPYIPVVVNASQTFMDTKDFTGWPTEDDLYAFPPSWSTVSLGVVLSKLEPAS, encoded by the coding sequence ATGATTCGAAGCACGGCGCGCAAGCGTCTGCTCACGGCGGTTGCGCTCGTGACCGGCGTGACCCTGATGGCGACGGGCTGCTCCGGCTCCGGGAACGGCGACGGCGACGAGACCGCCGACGGTGGGCGCACGCTCAACGTGTGGGCCGGTACGCAGACGCCGATCGTCGCGAACTTCAACCCGTACTCGCCGAACCCGCTGCACGCGGCCAACGGCGCGATCTACGAGCCGCTCTTCTACTACAACAAGGCGCAGGCCAGCGACCCCGAGCCCCGTCTCGGCGAGTCCTTCGAGTGGTCCGAGGACGGCACCGAGCTGACGGTGAAGCTCCGCGAGGGCGTCAAGTGGACCGACGGCGAGGACTTCGACGCCGACGACGTCGTGTTCTCGCACACCAACGAGGCCGCCAAGCGCGACTTCGTCGTCTCGGTCGAGGCCGTCGACCCGTACACCGTGAAGTGGACGTTCGACTCCCCGCAGTTCACGTCCGAGGTCCAGCTCCTCGGTACGTCGCTCGTCGTGCCGGAGCACATCTGGTCCGAGGTCGACGACCTCGTGACGTTCGCCAACGAGAACCCGGTCGGCACCGGCCCGTACAAGGCCGACGCCGTCACCGAGGCCGCCTACACGGTCGTCGCGAACGAGGACTACTGGGCCGGCGCGCCCAAGGTCAAGAAGGTCCGCTACCTCGGCATCGACCAGAACCAGAGCGCCGAGGACCTCATGACGACGGGCAAGGTCGACTGGACGGCCATGTTCGTGGCCGACCCCGACCGCATCACCGCGGACGGGCGCCTGAGCATGATCAACACGCCGCAGGACCCGACGACGATCTACACGTGCGTGTCGGTCGACCTCGGCTGCACGGGCCCGCAGACCGACGTCGCGGTGCGCCAGGCGATCAACCTCGCCATGGACCGCACCGAGATCAACGAGAAGGCGTTCGCCGGCCTCGCCGCGACCGCGTCCCCGACGTTCGCGCTGCTCGGCCGCGACGACCGCTGGATCTCGCCCGACGTCGAGGCGGAGAGCCCGCAGACGGCCGACGCCGCGGCCGCGTCGAAGGTCCTCGAGGACGCCGGCTACACCAAGGGCGCGGACGGCATCTACGAGAAGGACGGCCAGAAGGTCGAGATGACCCTCATCACGGTCGACGGCTGGAACGACTACAACGCGGTCGGCGACCTGCTCGTCGAGCAGGCGAAGGCCGCCGGCATCTCGATCGTCCACAACAAGATCACGCAGCAGGAGATGTCGGACGCGCGCGTCGCGGGCACCTACCAGCTCATGGTCGGGGGCATCACGGGCCCGTCGCTGGACGACCCGTTCAGCATCTACCGCCAGTGGATGACGACGGACTACACGCGTCCGGTCGGCGAGGTCATGGAGTCCGGCCTCTTCAACTACGTGCGCTACACCAACCCCACGGTCGACGCCGCGGTCGAGGCGGCCGCCTCGACGAACGACGAGGCCGCGAAGCAGGAGCAGTACGCGATCATCCAGGAGGAGATCGTCCGTGACCTGCCCTACATCCCGGTGGTCGTGAACGCCTCGCAGACGTTCATGGACACGAAGGACTTCACGGGCTGGCCGACCGAGGACGACCTCTACGCCTTCCCGCCGTCGTGGAGCACGGTCTCGCTGGGCGTCGTGCTCTCGAAGCTCGAGCCGGCGAGCTGA
- a CDS encoding ABC transporter permease: MRYYARRITFYVITLWAAVSLNFLIPKLMPGDPKQIFIDKFLRKGGELTPQMQNSIDLLFGADGDASLWDQYVDYWGRLFQGDLGISITYYPQPVTELIGQALPWTVGLVGLATIISFVLGVGLGAWAGWKRGTWVDSIIPASTLLQAVPYFWLALILVSVFSVSTGWFPRIGSYDIFGFDNGPEWSWAFVGSVIYHGFLPALTIVLSSVGGWLLGMRNMMVSTLSEDYVTTAEAKGLRRMRVAITYATRNAALPSFAGFGVALGFVVAGSVVMEQVFSYPGLGKLLFNAVQASDFALMQGTFLVITLAVLAANFLMDIIYGFIDPRARANV; the protein is encoded by the coding sequence ATGAGGTACTACGCACGACGGATCACGTTCTACGTGATCACCCTCTGGGCAGCGGTCTCGCTGAACTTCCTCATCCCGAAGCTCATGCCTGGTGACCCCAAGCAGATCTTCATCGACAAGTTCCTGCGCAAGGGCGGCGAGCTGACGCCCCAGATGCAGAACAGCATCGACCTCCTCTTCGGCGCGGACGGCGACGCCTCCCTGTGGGACCAGTACGTGGACTACTGGGGGCGCCTGTTCCAGGGAGATCTCGGGATCTCCATCACGTACTACCCCCAGCCCGTCACCGAGCTGATCGGCCAGGCCCTCCCCTGGACGGTCGGGCTCGTGGGACTCGCGACGATCATCTCGTTCGTCCTGGGTGTCGGGCTGGGGGCGTGGGCCGGCTGGAAGCGCGGCACGTGGGTGGACAGCATCATCCCCGCGTCGACCCTGCTCCAGGCGGTGCCCTACTTCTGGCTCGCCCTCATCCTCGTCTCGGTCTTCTCGGTCTCGACCGGATGGTTCCCGCGGATCGGCAGCTACGACATCTTCGGCTTCGACAACGGACCGGAGTGGTCGTGGGCGTTCGTCGGCAGCGTGATCTACCACGGGTTCCTGCCCGCGCTGACGATCGTGCTCTCGTCGGTGGGGGGCTGGCTGCTCGGGATGCGCAACATGATGGTGTCCACGCTGTCCGAGGACTACGTCACGACGGCCGAGGCCAAGGGCCTGCGCCGCATGCGCGTGGCGATCACCTACGCGACCCGCAACGCCGCGCTCCCGTCGTTCGCCGGGTTCGGCGTCGCGCTCGGGTTCGTCGTGGCCGGGTCGGTCGTCATGGAGCAGGTCTTCAGCTACCCGGGCCTGGGCAAGCTCCTGTTCAACGCGGTCCAGGCGAGCGACTTCGCGCTCATGCAGGGCACGTTCCTCGTCATCACGCTCGCCGTGCTCGCCGCGAACTTCCTCATGGACATCATCTACGGATTCATCGACCCGAGGGCGCGCGCCAATGTCTGA